The stretch of DNA gctggtctaaatcagcctcctaggttgacacggccactcctccttacattgcggcatacgcctaaatcagccaccaggctgacacggcagctagctgagtcataaCGTCAGCCTTCTCaggatgacaggactcgcctaaatcagtcaaacagGCTGACAAGGCAAATTTCCTAAAAATAGGGAAAGTAAACAACAAGCACACGATATATAAGCTAaagccttgccaaactatgacaaggggcattttcaaaatatggccaaaagtacggccgaaagtttaaccgccaccttggcggagcaaccacagaaagagttttaaaaaaaaaattacaaagtctgccacctctgggccagactaccaaacgttcatcaaaacacaaaaaaaaacttaattatcggtcacattaatgacctccacctctggcacctcCTTTGCCTGCTGACTCCtcgtttcaggtaccgcaccagcctgtgcatcctcagccgccatagctccctaAGCTCCGTCAAGAAAGATCATCCGGGACATTCCACTCCATCCCCAGCTTGTTCGGCCAAGTGCGgcgagaattcacctccccaacttcaggcatcagcacactcagatcaagttgggtggggtagagcatctccagctgcttctcctcttcctctataacCTGCTGGGTAGGAGCCTCTTTGAGGGCAGCATGCATCCCGCTGATCTTttcccgccaggtagcataggcaacaacgttggtggccagggagatcagctcactgatcttctcatcagagcgcttgagggagtcagagaaagtatTGCACACCGCCCGAGTGCGCGCCACCGATCGCCCCCtctttcagcttcttcttggtgacaacaagctcagtcttcagctccaccacacgctctTTCAGATCGAACCGCTGCTTTGTGCCGATCGACAAAAGtctccttcagctcctggttcttggcgctggtagcacggctggtcGTCATACTatattgatcatcttcctgttgtagagtgcgATCAAGGGTCAGGGCGGGAAAAATCAAGAGTCGGCAAGGAAGTCGGGAGGCGAAATCTAAGTAAAGCGAGACGATCAGACAGTAGAAaatgaagaatatttaccatgaaggcgttgtgcacgtcattttcacCATCTCCTCCGGGAGAACTCAAAACGTTTCCTCAATAGGAGGAAAGAGCAGCTGATCAATCTCTGGCCAgtagggcaccttgtccacattcccaaagccctctGGCAAATGAGCAATAATGCCTCCGCTAGATGAAGCCCGAGGACTGataggaggagtaggcggatggcgagataacgggttGACCTCCAAGGGCTCACGTGCGTGCGAACTCGAAATCGTgggaggagtctggaaggaagcagcaggagcactcctcttggaggcgaggccacatcgtggctggcgagaaggtctctttcttttggcaCTGGAGGATGATTTCAAacgatcaacttttgaacctgcaagcgcATATAGCCTCGGGCATTTAGAATGCTTAAAACGTCGTGAAACAAAGATGCAAAAAAAAAGTGGTTGCAgaagtcttaccagaagacatactgtgagctGATTGAGGaagattggaggaggaagcaggtgaaaaaccaggaagcaaaTCTGGAAACTTTCTCTCGTATTCGGAGATCTTTGAACAGTTCTTTGCGAGCGGGGATCTTGGCGccaatacgggtaaggtcacgggggcctgcacgaagaccaTGAAATAAGCTAGTAAGCGGAGATAAAATAAATCGGTGTGACAGGAagactacttactcgaagttagaacccatttctcgaaaatgtaGTCGGCGGAGGTGGATGGAGTCCTTtctcacgtagaagaagtcctcaaaccatttctcatcacgggattttgacacgtgtctgaagggagcctctccacggccccggaatgagaattgacccctgcccagggatctgatgttgtacatatgggctaggtCACCCAGAGTGACAGGTTTACCAGTATTCTGACCAACagccagagaatagagaagaactctccaaatggcagcagaaatttgtgccatggcgaaattgttggtgaagatgaagtcttgaatgagtttagggaaaggaaaatggaggccatatctaaacgggtacaGGTATAAACTAACCCACCCCGGACGAAGGGCGTCAGCTTTTTGTCCCGGTTCAaggatggcgatatccaccccgtcaccaagaccaagcagattcttgatcgtgggAATATCGGCCGGAGTTAAAGCAGAATCACAGTCGTGGGGGtgcttaaaaagtccccgagaaggaaaagTGGGGTCGAGATTACGATTAGAAGGTGTAGAGGATTGacgagttttgcccatggtggagagagaaagtgaaaattaaagaaggaaggaggaaagattACCTGATAAAGAAGACGGGGAAGATGAACAGTGGAGCCGGCAAAGGATGAAaagaaggaaggttgagggtttaagaaAAGAGAAgtatttttgaaatgatttgaagtGATTAATGAGAGTGGGAGATGGACGTTGGAGTtacaaagaggagagagggagttgggtgcgagaaaagaggagaagGGCGGCTGAAGTGATGGATTGCATGGGGAGGAGTAAAAAAGACGGTGTAGGGTTTTTTGGCATTtgaaaattccttgctcgatacttgaaagcgtacttcacaagaaatttggggcaaactgtttgggctaaaaatagcacaataaagaaggcccacttaataaagtaAAGGCTATGAAAGAAGTAATGAGAAGGAAGGAAGCCCGCAGttggagaaaggggaaacgggctcaaGGAAGATTAGGAGCCCATCATAGGAGGCGTCCGCATTAAGGAAAGAAGTGTcggggagaagttagggagaagttagggagatcaggagaattggcaagggagtccgggtttggaaagagtccttatggaaattatattccctttccatattcgaggtaggacatatctagggttcttaccctataaatagccaaggaagcaaatcaagaattGATTCATTGAACACCCGCATTTATACATCAACACTCAAGATCACATCTCAACAGATAATATCCGttcgtccaagatcttgcaggcctgacgcctagggccagcagaATTAGCTCTGTGtcataattgtaatcatcctcctattcatatagtgcaatacttggcagggtaccgtccctcccgcggttgttcccacgttgggttttccgcgtcaccaaatctcacgtgttaatttacattacgcattttatttttctatttacttattgacatacaaaCAAACATACactcaaccaacgagtaagactacattgaccctaattaatcgacttgggtaaaaatacctaaacaacaGGCTCAACATCTCCGCTTCCCTGAgagccttcctccttgatcttagccaaccgggctgagaggtcagccataccaaatctggcaaggcgagtagatgacctgGTAGCTACAACATGAAACACTGCATTAGCAATGTAAACTAAATATCACCAGGGagccaaagtaagaagaaaaaagaagataagatagacttactgcctgaggtagtagCACTAACAGCCCTTGAAGGTTTTGCCACCCTGGCAGTATCATCAGCCTTCAGAGAACGAGGAAGATGGTCAGCctcacaacagagaggccaagacctctccaaagaaggaatagcgaggaaagcagaaatatttgcagtgggatactcagtttcagtaacccaatcatcaactgcacacgtgaaaggtatgacttattatttattttcttcactaacaaataaaacatgcaGGATAAGAGGAAAGATAAAAAAACTCACCAGCAACACAAGCTTCGTAATTTAAATGCGCCAGAttaggacccacagaattggtcctgacaaacatgtatcCAGCAGCCCAGTTCTTGTCATGGCCGCTATCCAGATTGCTTAAAAGGGAGGTAGTggaagccctgaccttaaaacttatacggccaggtcATTAGTTTTGACAACAACGAGCCTTCGAGATCATTAAGAGAAAACGAGATATTGTGTTTCTTGCAAAGGTACTCAACAGAACAGACCACCTTCCACACCATGGGCATCAACTGATAAGACGGAACACCAATTTCCttgataacctcaaccataagaggggagaaaggaagcttacaacctgccttaaaagcccagtcatgaatacagaaccaacccggacaagcccagtcagccctgataggagaattctcagggacccagacttcagcatcagcagggataatccccttatccttcaacgttaacaccttctcaaactcaggcttcaagtggtttgcaagagactgatcctcatttaaagacTTCGTAGGCTTGAACTAGAAATCGCCATGaaaaattgagatcatctccaatggagaatcactcggaTTATTGACCGTGGaaggttgagcagcagaagaaAGAGGCAAATTCTCAGAAGaagtttcctcaggattctgGGAAGGAGGAGTTCCAGGAGTCActgccctggtagacttcttttttgcGGCCATTATTGAAAAATTATGAAGATTAATTGAAGATTAAGGAACTGGAAATTAAGGAAAATTAGAGAAGAAGATTATTAAGAGAGAAATAAGGGAGATTATTCTGATAGAGTTTAACTTAATGAAGTGaatgggtatttatagtagattaaattagggtttcaaccgcaagtGGAAGGATAATCATTGAAGAGGTTGCAGTAAAATCTACACGCATCATAAACTGAAGGAAGTAGCCGTTACAGGAACTGACTAGGCGTAATTCAACCGTTGGGTAATTTTCCAGAgattaaagttatctcctcattttttgtcctgacacattaaaaataaggagataaagggcaattgttaggcctggaaatccgcagacgtcctgatcagtatctcaccgTAACCTGACTATCAAGGTGCCAGGACGTCAagctatcaggacacatgaagacaggcgccaagcgccaggccatggagaggacaacggtcaaaatatcaggacgatatcggACCAAGAACTAATATTATAAGAAGAATATACGCGCAGCATTGAATAGGAAGATCTCGCAATTAATACAACAATTAAGGGCGTGATATTTGGAATTATTGCGggtaattaaggaaaatattccgCATTAATGTCAGGATTAAAGCAGCCGTTCAACAATAGCGTATATAAGAAACCTTTTGAAATCATTTGAAGACACGCAACAAGAGAAGATAGCATACAATATTCTCATATCATTCTTAGATAATTACGTCCATTTGTGCCAAATATAAtacaatagtgaaatcctctcctggcttggtgcccgtggttttttcccatttaagggttttccacgtacaaaattctgtgtcttattattgttatctttaTTGCATTCCTATCTTTATATTTCATCTTGACGACCTGACATATAGACcaactagagctagttaaccctacttaAATCAACCCTGATCTGATCTCGCCTtacgcaaaatccacacaaaacataaATACTTTGTCTTTAAACTCCATTTATGAAAAAAATTATCTATTTCTAGTACGGTTCTATAAGTTCAGTCACTTCAAATAGTTTAAGTCCAAAAGGTTAGGGGATTTATATCCAATCGAGTAGAAGTCTTACAAACAGATAAGGGACAACAAAGGGAAACAAGTGAACAAATAGTTAATATCAAGCGTCTCCCGGAGGAATTGAACGTCTATAGAAACAGGATCATCtgaactaaaacaaaacataaataCATAATTGACATGCCACTGTAATCAGTTCAATCTCTCTTAAGGACGCCAGCATGAGTAAGCAAAGTCCAGAGGTGAGTAATTAACTCACCTCCATTAGCCAGATGCTTAATATGGGCGGCGACATCATCTGAGGGAGCCATGTATAGAAGTAACTCTGCCCAAAACTCTCCTAGCATTTCCCACAAGGACTCGCGGCTCATTCTATCTATGAGCGACTTTCCAAGCCATATCCCTTTCCGTATGATAAAGTCCTTGGCGTCTCTGTATTCACCTGTCATGGACCTCATCATTTCATACTTAGCTTCCATGTTAGAGCATTCCTTGAAAATAATATTGGCTTCCCATATTACACCATTGATTATTTTAAATGTTATATTCCTTTGATCAGGTAACAACTCAGGCACAAAAGCCACAAGGTAAGCACAGTATTTTGACAAACTTGTTGCAACCAATAGATTATCCGACTTCACGTTACCAGGATGCCGATTAAGTTGGTTGAGCTCGCAGAAACTAGTAGCGATATGCCAGACAAGGATGGTATGGGTATGTGTCTCAAGATTGCAAGCCCAGGAAAAATCGGTATCTACACCATACTTCCGGAGTGAGGATATTCCATTTGTCAATTTTCGTCCATTTGCATGGAGAGATGATATAAGTGCCGCTTTCAAATTTAGACAAAATGTGATTGATTTGCCTGCCTTTCGACCCTCTTTGTTTATATCAAATAATTCCATGGGAATAACCCAGCTAAGAATATAGTGTAGGGGGAAATTGTAGTCATGGGACTCGAGAAGAGAGTACTGATCAATTTCTCGTTTCCAATGCTTCATAGTTCTGCGTAATGAATATCGGCATATATGCTCAATAGCCCATCTATAACATTTGTCTTTCCAGGTTTGACGTCTCCAGAGTTGCTTTCGTACATAGGTGCACACCCATTCTACTCTAGACCATTGTGTTATGAGCAGGTAATGAACCATGAATACTAATTCAAATATGAGCATCGCGTATATAACAACCTTGGTGATTAGAACGTCCAGCTTGATAGATGGGAGGTTATCCGAGATTTTTACGAAATGAGTATCATGATGGTTATTTAAGATTAATTGTGCAATCACTAAAAATGCAACCATGACAAGGAATCTGACGATCATCTTCCAAGTTCCCTTTAGGTATATTACGAAATTCTTGGTATAGAAGTAGTCGTAGACGAAGCTCAGCTCCTGCTCAATCACCCTAAAAGTTCTCTCACATGTAGCTGGTGAGATTTCTGGTGTTAGCCCGTAGCGGAATAAATTCCATGTTTTTTCCTCAAGCGAGTCCACTTCAGCCAAGGGATAGCCAATGTATCTCCGTAGGAGCATCCAAAAGAACGCGAAAGAGAGACATGTGTCCTTAAGCCTTCCTTCAGGATCCCCACCCGTTGACTTCAACAAATCACCTTCACATTGCCAAATTTCTTGGGTGGTAATTATATTTTCCTTTACCTTTTCAAAATCTCTGTTGTAGCAAGGTGGGAAATATGTAAAAGGGCTGCTACATAGATATTTCATTCCCACCAAATATCGATACCCATACATGCTTTTTGGATCAGCCGTTGGTTCTTCTTCTTCAGCTTGGAGCGTCATCTGCACCTCCCATGCCATGAATTCTGCAACTATTTCAACCTTAGAACCGATACCTAGTAGCAGACCTTTTTTGCTCGCAAAAGCCAGAGAAAATATCCTGTCAATAAGCCTGAAGAACACAAGCtggattagtataaatagaggccacCAGAGGTGAGTAGGAATTTGGGTTTTATTGTATCCCAAAATCAAGCCAATCACTAAGCAACATTTCAAGAACCCCTGCACATAGACAACCAAAGCAGTTTCATTGTCCTCAAGTTCAAAAGCGCTTATAGCGCCATAATTGGCCATCCCAGCTAGCAGCAGGACTCCCCATACAGGGAACAACCCGCTTCTTAGATTTGTCATTAGGCCAACGATGTAGGAAATCAATAAAGGAGTCATAACCATAGTGGTCCACATGCATAGCTTGAAGAAACCATTGATTGTACGCTTCCTAAGGGATCCCAGGAGCATTATGCATGACATGATAACAGCCACAACCATCATAGCTTCGATTGTAAGCAGTGGGTTCCAATTTGGATTTATTAACGTTTGGATGATCGACTGTTCTTTTCCTTGTTGCGGTGGTGCTTGTGGAGTTGGAGGGAGTGCCATAACGCCTGCTGCTGAAAGGAGCTCAGAAATACAAATGCCAATTTTTCGTCAACCCTGACTAGTGAGGCCTGTGAAGTCATCATCATCAGAAATTGGTAAATGAGTTAACGCTACCGGGTAACACCCAATCTCTGcaccaccctctcacatgcaatAAATGGGGACCGCTTC from Silene latifolia isolate original U9 population chromosome 10, ASM4854445v1, whole genome shotgun sequence encodes:
- the LOC141608355 gene encoding uncharacterized protein LOC141608355, whose product is MALPPTPQAPPQQGKEQSIIQTLINPNWNPLLTIEAMMVVAVIMSCIMLLGSLRKRTINGFFKLCMWTTMVMTPLLISYIVGLMTNLRSGLFPVWGVLLLAGMANYGAISAFELEDNETALVVYVQGFLKCCLVIGLILGYNKTQIPTHLWWPLFILIQLVFFRLIDRIFSLAFASKKGLLLGIGSKVEIVAEFMAWEVQMTLQAEEEEPTADPKSMYGYRYLVGMKYLCSSPFTYFPPCYNRDFEKVKENIITTQEIWQCEGDLLKSTGGDPEGRLKDTCLSFAFFWMLLRRYIGYPLAEVDSLEEKTWNLFRYGLTPEISPATCERTFRVIEQELSFVYDYFYTKNFVIYLKGTWKMIVRFLVMVAFLVIAQLILNNHHDTHFVKISDNLPSIKLDVLITKVVIYAMLIFELVFMVHYLLITQWSRVEWVCTYVRKQLWRRQTWKDKCYRWAIEHICRYSLRRTMKHWKREIDQYSLLESHDYNFPLHYILSWVIPMELFDINKEGRKAGKSITFCLNLKAALISSLHANGRKLTNGISSLRKYGVDTDFSWACNLETHTHTILVWHIATSFCELNQLNRHPGNVKSDNLLVATSLSKYCAYLVAFVPELLPDQRNITFKIINGVIWEANIIFKECSNMEAKYEMMRSMTGEYRDAKDFIIRKGIWLGKSLIDRMSRESLWEMLGEFWAELLLYMAPSDDVAAHIKHLANGGELITHLWTLLTHAGVLKRD